In Coccidioides posadasii str. Silveira chromosome 4, complete sequence, one genomic interval encodes:
- a CDS encoding uncharacterized protein (EggNog:ENOG410PKRP~COG:S~TransMembrane:4 (i42-70o82-100i267-286o292-310i)~BUSCO:8918at33183), with protein MRLVEQSNFSNGSSTTNTQHHQRRATHPFMKSHRSKPRRWPLVLRFIKGAVHSAVLVPLICHALFTVLVVCLDKYVYDSLGLPPTIIPSLSIVVGLILVFRNQTSYNRFWDGRNALTTIHTAIRNLARSILLNSCNRNRPLTVAERQDIERTIRVMIAFPYAVKNYLRAEWSVGWSVQPLIENGAGVGGGSSKEEYVDLLPTGFACLEDNGLSIPLQLSFFVEGFIKRGLERGWFDPPGASQMGNQVSTMVDAYGKMETIKLTPIPIAHLIHQKQVLALFGCVLPFAMVDDMGWWAVPIVSLVIFTLYGIEGIGSQLEDPFGYDRNDIKMDAIVEDQRTEIEAILNEWKRVTEVSDEAVDMNGGNNEVRNGGRFRRRELFINNAQ; from the exons ATGCGTCTCGTGGAGCAGTCGAACTTCAGTAACGGAAGTTCTACCACAAACACCCAGCATCATCAGCGACGTGCGACTCATCCGTTCATGAAGTCGCATAGGTCCAAGCCTCGAAG ATGGCCGCTCGTCCTACGCTTCATCAAGGGTGCCGTCCATAGTGCCGTTCTCGTCCCACTGATCTGTCACGCGCTGTTTACCGTGCTGGTTGTCTGCTTGGATAAATACGTCTATGATAGCCTGGGTTTACCACCAACAATC ATACCTTCCCTCTCCATCGTCGTCGGTCTCATCCTCGTCTTCCGTAACCAAACGTCCTACAATCGCTTTTGGGATGGTCGCAATGCCCTCACCACGATCCACACCGCCATCCGTAACCTGGCGAGAAGCATCCTGCTTAATTCATGCAATCGCAATCGCCCCCTCACCGTAGCAGAAAGACAAGATATCGAGCGTACAATTCGGGTCATGATCGCGTTTCCCTATGCCGTGAAGAACTACCTACGCGCCGAATGGAGCGTGGGATGGTCAGTACAGCCGCTCATCGAGAACGGTGCTGGGGTCGGCGGCGGCTCGTCGAAAGAGGAATACGTAGATTTGCTGCCCACCGGATTTGCGTGCCTCGAGGATAATGGGTTGTCGATCCCGTTACAACTGAGCTTTTTCGTCGAGGGCTTTATCAAGCGTGGTCTCGAAAGAGGCTGGTTTGATCCTCCAGGAGCGAGTCAAATGGGAAATCAAGTCTCCACGATGGTCGACGCGTATGGGAAGATGGAAACTATTAAATTGACGCCTATCCCTATTGCTCATCT CATTCACCAAAAGCAGGTCCTCGCCCTGTTCGGCTGTGTTCTTCCCTTTGCAATGGTTGACGACATGGGATGGTGGGCCGTTCCCATTGTCAGCCTTGTCATCTTCACCCTTTACGGGATCGAAGGTATCGGTTCCCAGCTCGAAGACCCCTTTGGGTACGATAGGAATGACATCAAAATGGATGCCATTGTGGAGGATCAGCGAACCGAGATTGAAGCCATCTTGAACGAGTGGAAGCGGGTTACCGAAGTCTCGGATGAAGCGGTTGACATGAATGGTGGGAACAATGAGGTCAGAAATGGTGGACGGTTTAGGAGGAGAGAATTGTTTATCAATAATGCACAGTAG
- a CDS encoding uncharacterized protein (EggNog:ENOG410Q592) gives MDGPTWHNICANHRYIVHAHAFWSEHGPRTWEGKQYGLTETWITDAMLKAKYELIGLVRTSRLRTLINARLNERSETTPPQISGKAQEPISPRNCGGKSDSTSKEEDVESYSSGQNLMELRASRRGYWSRPSFPASSLGRNRLKESSPAISELVSSISTHHSQVLNPFTRAEGHNNVVPNRLGEQLQKMKDADPGWERREMERRKQLQVFKRKQNPMFGKGPSDTRDIIVNISGMAGRVRFKGQRRATDNQPAATLRRSQRIKAQDTSLSRRFHQPGEHGDGLAPTAGSPGLKKKEGRMFGPENTGQGRPLSPSGEGNDAEMEL, from the exons ATGGACGGTCCAACTTGGCACAATATATGTGCGAACCACAGATACATTGTCCATGCACACGCCTTTTGGTCGGAACATGGCCCGCGGACATGGGAAGGGAAGCAATACGGTTTGACGGAGACCTGGATCACTGATGCGATGTTGAAGGCCAAATATGAATTGATCGGCTTGGTTCGCACTAGCAGGCTTCGCACTTTAATAAATGCTAGGCTAAACGAAAGATCAGAAACCACACCTCCACAGATATCAGGAAAGGCCCAGGAACCCATATCTCCACGGAATTGCGGTGGCAAGTCAGACTCCACTAGTAAAGAAGAGGATGTTGAGTCATATTCATCGGGTCAGAACTTGATGGAACTCCGAGCATCTCGACGGGGGTATTGGAGCCGACCATCATTTCCAG CTTCGTCCCTAGGCCGGAATAGGCTCAAGGAGTCATCACCTGCGATATCGGAACTTGTGTCATCGATTTCGACGCACCACTCGCAGGTTCTGAACCCTTTTACGCGAGCAGAAGGGCACAACAATGTGGTTCCAAACCGCCTTGGCGAGCAACTTCAGAAAATGAAAGATGCAGATCCGGGTtgggagaggagagaaatgGAGAGACGTAAACAACTCCAGGTCTTCAAGCGGAAGCAAAATCCAATGTTCGGAAAGGGGCCATCAGATACACGAGACATAATCGTGAATATTTCAGGGATGGCGGGCCGGGTCCGGTTCAAAGGTCAGAGAAGAGCGACTGACAACCAACCAGCGGCAACGCTTCGAAGGTCGCAGAGGATAAAGGCACAGGACACCTCACTTTCCCGTCGTTTTCATCAACCTGGAGAACATGGAGATGGACTTGCCCCCACCGCCGGGAGCCCCGGgttgaaaaagaaagaaggaaggATGTTTGGTCCCGAGAATACGGGCCAAGGGAGGCCACTGTCCCCCAGTGGCGAAGGAAATGATGCAGAGATGGAGCTCTAA
- a CDS encoding uncharacterized protein (EggNog:ENOG410PK23~BUSCO:8669at33183), whose product MADNTELYDKLEDLSDLEIALLLCLVSQEHGIIDTDPEAIDDLGRELSLIVENTFGLSNVVFDGSPHTSLEEFSNAILTPERDRNESRRSRYSQSSADVDGYFETVSFYSDVTSRDKHKSRLRQSYLDDRKVVNVIIAKRFDQTPDEVQVQALELIRLKRIFTRTAVHNTPKTFLFIPLVAANGKPLSSLLNKHLNDHIFVSHFHDAMDGFANLEDDSGWISDGAASSLSVVRPSSHLSPSIHRPRPILEEEITILRRLGDSVTISADMTCYLHNFIVFLRLHRGVSGGISAASTCHFQTLARFLAPLQRLDCLVPSLVAIAAKKAYRHRIVVARPKDDRSLLYGSSLAAARSVLADLTPESIIEEVLTEVEAPL is encoded by the exons ATGGCGGACAATACTGAGTTATATGATAAACTTGAGGATTTATCTGACCTTGAAATTGCTCTCCTACTCTGTCTCGTCTCCCAGGAACATGGCATCATCGATACAGACCCTGAGGCTATCGATGATCTAGGTAGAGAGTTGAGCCTG ATTGTCGAGAATACGTTTGGGTTATCAAATGTTGTTTTTGATGGCTCTCCTCATACCTCCCTTGAGGAGTTCAGCAATGCAATTTTGACACCGGAGAGAGATAGAAATGAGAGTCGAAGATCTCGATACTCACAGTCAAGCGCTGATGTGGATGGA TATTTCGAAACCGTTTCTTTTTACAGCGACGTAACTTCTAGAGACAAACATAAGTCGCGGCTGAGACAGAGCTACTTGGACGATAGGAAAGTCGTCAATGTCATCATTGCGAAGAGGTTTGACCAGACGCCCGACGAAGTTCAGGTCCAAGCCTTGGAG CTTATTCGGCTGAAGCGCATCTTTACCAGAACTGCGGTACATAACACACCAAAAACATTTCTTTTCATCCCATTGGTTGCCGCCAATGGTAAACCTTTATCATCGTTACTAAACAAACACCTG AATGACCACATTTTCGTTTCTCATTTTCATGACGCAATGGATGGGTTTGCAAATCTTGAAGATGATTCCGGTTGGATATCCGATGGAGCGGCTTCATCCTTGTCAGTAGTTCGGCCGTCTTCTCATTTATCACCGTCCATCCATCGACCGCGTCCAATTCTGGAAGAA GAAATTACGATCCTCCGACGACTAGGCGATAGCGTAACTATTTCCGCCGACATGACTTGCTATCTTCACAACTTTATTGTGTTTTTAAGGCTTCACCGTGGAGTTTCCGGTGGTATATCAGCCGCATCAACTTGTCACTTTCAGACATTAGCTAG ATTCCTGGCTCCGTTGCAACGGCTAGATTGCTTAGTCCCTTCACTGGTCGCCATTGCTGCCAAAAAGGCATACAGGCATCGCATCGTCGTTGCTCGTCCAAAAGACGATCGCAGTCTGCTCTATGGGAGCAGCTTGGCCGCGGCCAGATCTGTTTTAGCAGATCTGACCCCGGAGAGTATTATTGAGGAAGTCCTAACAGAGGTCGAGGCACCTCTATAA
- a CDS encoding uncharacterized protein (BUSCO:191310at4751~EggNog:ENOG410PGPQ~COG:U~BUSCO:1406at33183) gives MASTNPRADWEKVGDQLYRKIRIYDAVFDEDLDLENYIAVGAPYGGAIALYRDESKLQRYRDPQPAKSSIDIYSYSGQRINRINWDHGSIRGLGWSEDEKLLVVAEDGTVRCYYGLNGDFSPFSLGAAAEEHRVKDCRFWSTGFVALLYNNQLVSVTSYNEPRPKLLALPPEGEIHSWSITPPSYTLSRSVEVLLSIGQTIYVVDVTDAEDRVLQNGPFKHISVSSNGRFVALFTGDGKLWVVSSDFQNKFSEYDSGAKTPPKGVTWCGNDSVVLSWEDEVHNVGPNGASSKYFYDGHIHVIPDFDGVRLFTNEACEFLQKVPDMTAEVFRLGSNSPAAVLLDSVEQLEKRSPTANENAQRIRPNLVEAVDTCVKAAGQEFNPFWQKQLLKAASFGKSILELYNSDDFVDMCEKLRVLNAVRDYRIGLPISFEQYLRLTPERLIERLINRHEYLLAIRLSEYLRLPADKIYVHWASQKVKTSSEDDEAICHLIVQRLHGKQGISFESIARAAYDEGRAHLATQLLNFEPRAGKQVPLLLSMEEDTLALDKAIESGDTDLIFFVLLQLKRKLPLATFFRTINNRPVASALVEASAWDQDVELLKDLFYQDDRSIDGSNLLFREALKQPSLQGKIDKMRIASRLLSDSKDANVQSHLKALTEASQLLKIQEGLDKDLSDGVKFVGLSVNETIYRLIRSGYGKRASKVQSEFKVPEKTYWWLRLRGLVAKRDWGELEEIGKAKKSPIGWEPFYNEILGAGNTKLASTFIPKCTTLGVSERIEMWIKCGMVVKAGEEALKAKDISSLERLRTRASGNAVAEIDRMIIQLRPKK, from the exons ATGGCTTCTACAAATCCCCGTGCTGattgggagaaagttggtGATCAGCTCTACCGCAAAATCCGAATCTACGATGCGGTTTTTGATGAAGACCTAGACTTAGAAAACTATATTGCCGTTGGCGCCCCGTACGGCGGTGCAATAG CTTTGTATCGTGATGAAAGCAAGCTGCAAAGATATCGAGATCCGCAGCCCGCAAAATCAAGTATAGATATATATTCGTATTCTGGACAACGGATAAACCGTATCAAT TGGGATCATGGGTCTATTCGGGGCCTTGGGTGGTCGGAAGACGAAAAGTTACTGGTGGTGGCCGAAGATGGTACCGTGCGGTGCTACTATGGTCTGAACGGAGATTTCTCGCCGTTTTCTCTAGGAGCT GCTGCGGAAGAGCACCGTGTAAAGGACTGTCGATTCTGGTCGACTGGGTTTGTTGCTCTTCTCTATAATAATCAGTTGGTATCAGTGACCAGCTACAATGAGCCCCGGCCAAAGCTGCTCGCCCTTCCGCCAGAAGGGGAAATCCATTCATGGTCAATTACCCCACCTAGTTATACGCTTTCTCGTTCCGTGGAAGTGCTCCTTTCAATTGGTCAGACCATCTACGTGGTAGATGTTACTGATGCAGAAGATCGTGTGTTGCAAAATGGCCCTTTTAAGCATATTAGCGTCTCTTCGAACGGCCGTTTTGTCGCCTTGTTCACAGGTGATGGGAAGCTCTGGGTCGTCAGCAGCGACTTTCAGAACAAATTCAGTGAATACGATTCCGGCGCCAAAACTCCACCTAAAGGCGTAACATGGTGTGGCAATGATTCTGTAGTTCTATCTTGGGAGGATGAAGTTCATAATGTTGGTCCCAACGGGGCCTCTTCTAA GTATTTTTATGATGGCCACATTCACGTTATCCCGGACTTTGATGGAGTGAGACTGTTCACTAACGAGGCTTGCGAGTTTTTGCAGAAGGTTCCTG ATATGACAGCAGAAGTATTCAGACTTGGTTCAAATTCTCCAGCTGCAGTATTACTAGATTCAGTTGAGCAACTTGAAAAGAGGTCCCCAACCGCGAATGAAAACGCCCAGCGTATTCGGCCAAACCTTGTCGAGGCGGTCGACACATGTGTCAAGGCAGCGGGACAGGAGTTTAATCCTTTTTGGCAGAAGCAGCTTCTCAAGGCTGCATCGTTCGGCAAATCgattcttgagctatataacAGCGACGACTTTGTAGATATGTGTGAGAAATTACGCGTGCTGAATGCGGTTCGCGATTACCGGATCGGCCTCCCCATTTCTTTTGAGCAATATCTCCGACTTACTCCCGAGAGGTTAATTGAACGTTTAATTAACCGGCATGAATACCTCCTTGCCATTCGTTTATCCGAGTATCTTCGATTGCCTGCTGATAAAATCTATGTCCACTGGGCGAGCCAGAAAGTGAAGACTTCGAGTGAAGATGACGAAGCAATTTGCCATTTGATAGTTCAAAGGCTGCACGGAAAGCAAGGAATATCTTTCGAATCTATCGCTCGAGCAGCCTACGATGAAGGTCGTGCACATCTAGCTACGCAGCTCTTGAATTTTGAGCCCCGTGCAGGGAAGCAGGTTCCATTACTCTTGAGCATGGAGGAAGATACGCTTGCACTGGATAAAGCGATAGAGAGTGGAGATACAGATCTAATCTTCTTCGTTTTGCTCCAACTGAAACGAAAGCTTCCGTTGGCAACGTTCTTCAGGACAATAAACAATCGACCGGTGGCTTCAGCGCTGGTCGAAGCGTCCGCTTGGGATCAAGACGTCGAGCTACTAAAAGACTTGTTTTACCAAGATGACAGGTCTATTGATGGATCGAATCTGCTCTTCAGAGAGGCTCTAAAACAACCCAGTTTGCAAGGAAAAATAGATAAGATGCGTATCGCATCTCGCTTGCTCTCAGATTCTAAAGACGCAAACGTTCAATCGCATCTCAAGGCACTAACCGAAGCGTCTCAACTCCTGAAAATCCAAGAAGGCCTAGACAAAGATCTCTCTGACGGCGTCAAGTTTGTTGGTCTAAGTGTGAACGAAACTATATACAGGCTGATTCGATCTGGTTACGGGAAACGCGCCAGCAAAGTTCAGAGTGAATTCAAAGTTCCCGAGAAGACTTATTGGTGGTTGAGACTGCGAGGTTTAGTCGCAAAGCGTGACTGGGGGGAGCTTGAAGAAATAGGCAAAGCCAAAAAATCCCCTATTGGATGGGAG CCTTTTTACAACGAGATTCTCGGGGCCGGAAACACGAAACTTGCTTCCACATTTATCCCCAAGTGCACCACACTAGGCGTTTCCGAAAGAATTGAGATGTGGATCAAGTGCGGAATGGTAGTTAAGGCCGGAGAAGAGGCCCTCAAGGCAAAAGATATCAGCAGCCTTGAGCGGCTAAGAACTCGCGCCTCCGGCAATGCTGTGGCGGAAATAGACCGGATGATTATTCAACTGAGGCCCAAGAAATAA
- a CDS encoding uncharacterized protein (EggNog:ENOG410PS4Q~COG:S~BUSCO:15855at33183), with the protein MKTPKLKSNRTKSVRSRAARRGASPSVDVDKSIASLPRAERTVLTRPSVLGAQHVAGVSKKKQKRQTRAQRLRQEKGLERAEIVMDKTEKKVAKSMNRGKIVKARKATWDDLNKRGTNAYKILQDQGPDAMDTSDNERQPKQRKPAVSSVNPPQLAQPAQTEQFDFELDGEIT; encoded by the exons ATGAAAACTCCGAAATTAAAATCGAATAGAA CGAAATCCGTCCGCTCTCGTGCTGCGCGACGAGGTGCCTCTCCAAGTGTCGATGTCGACAAGTCTATAGCGTCACTTCCCCGTGCGGAGCGAACTGTTTTGACCCGACCTTCCGTCCTCGGTGCACAGCATGTCGCTGGTGTATcgaaaaagaagcaaaagcGCCAGACGCGGGCGCAACGTCTCCGGCAAGAAAAGGGATTAGAACGGGCAGAAATAGTGATGGATAAAACTGAAAAGAAGGTTGCGAAGAGCATGAATAGAGGAAAGATTGTAAAAGCACGAAAG GCTACGTGGGATGACCTCAACAAACGGGGCACAAATGCATATAAGATTCTACAAGATCAAGGCCCTGATGCCATGGATACGAGCGACAACGAAAGACAACCGAAACAACGAAAACCAGCCGTGTCATCCGTTAATCCACCGCAACTCGCCCAACCCGCGCAGACGGAGCAGTTTGATTTTGAACTCGACGGAGAGATCACCTAA
- the CDK5_1 gene encoding cyclin-dependent kinase 5 (EggNog:ENOG4112SU1~COG:O) codes for MSLPTSRNRTSFQQLEKLGEGTYATVYKGRNCQTNEIVALKEIHLDEEEGTPSTAIREISLMKELDHENILSLRDVLNTDNKLILVFEYMDNDLKRYMDAQNGPLDPNTIKSFFYQLMRGIAFCHENRILHRDLKPQNLLINRNGRLKLADFGLARAFGIPINTFSNEVVTLWYRPPDVLLGSRSYNTSIDIWSAACIMAEMYNGRPLFSGTTNEDQLLKIFRVMGTPTELTWPGVSQLPEYKSTFPVYAPQSLRRLVPRIDPIGADLLERMLQLRPDFRLSASDALQHPWFHSLPEFTASHQSTIKLNYPN; via the exons ATGAGCCTCCCAACCTCCCGCAATCGCACCTCCTTCCAACAGCTGGAAAAG CTGGGCGAAGGTACATATGCAACG GTCTACAAAGGGCGCAACTGCCAAACGAATGAGATAGTGGCCTTGAAGGAGATCCATCTCGACGAGGAAGAGGGAACTCCCTCGACCGCGATCCGGGAGATTTCTTTGATGAAGGAACTCGACCATGAAAATATTCTTTCTCTACGCGATGTTCTGAATACAGACAACAAACTCATCCTTGTGTTTGAGTACATGGACAATGACCTCAAGCGCTACATGGATGCGCAGAACGGCCCTCTGGATCCCAACACGATTAAATCGTTCTTCTACCAATTGATGCGCGGCATCGCCTTCTGCCACGAAAATCGCATTCTCCATCGAGATTTGAAGCCCCAGAACCTGCTGATCAACCGGAACGGTCGGCTGAAGCTAGCCGATTTTGGGCTAGCACGTGCCTTTGGGATTCCCATCAATACCTTTTCTAATGAGGTGGTCACCCTCTGGTATCGGCCCCCGGATGTGCTGTTGGGGAGCCGCAGCTACAATACCAGCATTGATATCTGGTCTGCTGCTTGCATCATGGCTGAAATGTACAACGGTCGCCCGCTGTTTTCGGGAACGACGAACGAAGACCAGTTGCTCAAGATCTTTCGCGTGATGGGCACCCCCACTGAGCTTACATGGCCTGGAGTCAGCCAGCTACCCGAATACAAATCTACTTTCCCGGTTTACGCCCCGCAAAGCCTACGACGCCTGGTTCCACGGATAGATCCGATAGGCGCCGATCTTCTGGAACGCATGCTGCAGTTACGCCCTGACTTCCGCCTCAGTGCGAGCGATGCGCTGCAACATCCGTGGTTCCATAGCCTCCCTGAATTCACAGCATCCCACCAAAGTACCATAAAACTGAACTACCCAAATTAA
- the CDK5_1 gene encoding cyclin-dependent kinase 5, variant 2 (EggNog:ENOG4112SU1~COG:O), translated as MHQLGEGTYATVYKGRNCQTNEIVALKEIHLDEEEGTPSTAIREISLMKELDHENILSLRDVLNTDNKLILVFEYMDNDLKRYMDAQNGPLDPNTIKSFFYQLMRGIAFCHENRILHRDLKPQNLLINRNGRLKLADFGLARAFGIPINTFSNEVVTLWYRPPDVLLGSRSYNTSIDIWSAACIMAEMYNGRPLFSGTTNEDQLLKIFRVMGTPTELTWPGVSQLPEYKSTFPVYAPQSLRRLVPRIDPIGADLLERMLQLRPDFRLSASDALQHPWFHSLPEFTASHQSTIKLNYPN; from the exons ATGCACCAGCTGGGCGAAGGTACATATGCAACG GTCTACAAAGGGCGCAACTGCCAAACGAATGAGATAGTGGCCTTGAAGGAGATCCATCTCGACGAGGAAGAGGGAACTCCCTCGACCGCGATCCGGGAGATTTCTTTGATGAAGGAACTCGACCATGAAAATATTCTTTCTCTACGCGATGTTCTGAATACAGACAACAAACTCATCCTTGTGTTTGAGTACATGGACAATGACCTCAAGCGCTACATGGATGCGCAGAACGGCCCTCTGGATCCCAACACGATTAAATCGTTCTTCTACCAATTGATGCGCGGCATCGCCTTCTGCCACGAAAATCGCATTCTCCATCGAGATTTGAAGCCCCAGAACCTGCTGATCAACCGGAACGGTCGGCTGAAGCTAGCCGATTTTGGGCTAGCACGTGCCTTTGGGATTCCCATCAATACCTTTTCTAATGAGGTGGTCACCCTCTGGTATCGGCCCCCGGATGTGCTGTTGGGGAGCCGCAGCTACAATACCAGCATTGATATCTGGTCTGCTGCTTGCATCATGGCTGAAATGTACAACGGTCGCCCGCTGTTTTCGGGAACGACGAACGAAGACCAGTTGCTCAAGATCTTTCGCGTGATGGGCACCCCCACTGAGCTTACATGGCCTGGAGTCAGCCAGCTACCCGAATACAAATCTACTTTCCCGGTTTACGCCCCGCAAAGCCTACGACGCCTGGTTCCACGGATAGATCCGATAGGCGCCGATCTTCTGGAACGCATGCTGCAGTTACGCCCTGACTTCCGCCTCAGTGCGAGCGATGCGCTGCAACATCCGTGGTTCCATAGCCTCCCTGAATTCACAGCATCCCACCAAAGTACCATAAAACTGAACTACCCAAATTAA
- a CDS encoding uncharacterized protein (EggNog:ENOG410PY61~TransMembrane:2 (i21-39o262-295i)), whose product MVFRDRDTARRRYEPRTALRTTIYSVFTWFFLACIYAALPSPAPNDDGTNYPTEVLRAGKTLTRVYSTSVYFPYSERDHEAIDKARLNEQSYFALSFTIAPALPHTDGANLSLKISHSTPISLPRSRPLNNGTNILSASKPFTVRSPAGETDGISPPWFDEADAVLLFASATNGRMYVTLRTLWNENGDLEIRTDGPDWDQQPPSTKAPLLTLSLSPMLSATVPEPPYSASPTSTFPIRYVLLSILKITAFIPLGLEAAISFILSAVIAIIGFLFTTLFWLALFTLVILGGLWYYRGRPDIGEFISDVRTHVRPITDNLQEQWTSWRARWPREQERILPVSESQVQAVEGDKMG is encoded by the exons ATGGTGTTTCGGGATCGTGACACAGCGCGGCGACGATACGAACCGAGAACCGCGTTGCGGACCACCATTTACAGTGTTTTCACCTGGTTCT TCCTCGCATGCATATACGCTGCTTTGCCCTCGCCAGCACCTAACGACGATGGCACCAACTATCCTACTGAAGTCTTGCGCGCAGGAAAGACGTTAACAAGGGTATACTC AACATCAGTTTATTTTCCTTATTCCGAGCGAGATCATGAAGCCATCGACAAGGCTCGGCTCAACGAACAATCGTACTTCGCCCTCTCCTTCACCATCGCACCCGCTCTCCCACATACAGATGGTGCGAATCTCAGCCTCAAAATCTCCCACTCAACTCCCATCTCTTTACCTAGAAGCAGGCCACTAAATAATGGAACCAATATCCTCTCTGCCTCCAAACCATTCACCGTGCGGTCCCCAGCCGGAGAAACTGATGGGATCAGCCCACCATGGTTCGATGAAGCAGACGCCGTGCTCCTCTTCGCCTCCGCGACCAATGGGAGGATGTACGTAACCCTTCGAACGCTATGGAATGAGAACGGAGACCTAGAAATCCGGACGGACGGGCCGGACTGG GACCAGCAACCCCCCTCCACGAAAGCGCCCCTTCTGACCCTTTCCCTCTCCCCCATGCTCTCCGCCACTGTACCGGAGCCCCCCTATTCAGCTTCACCCACTTCAACTTTTCCAATTCGATACGTCCTCCTTTCCATTCTCAAGATAACAGCCTTTATCCCACTCGGCTTAGAAGCGGCTATCTCTTTCATCCTGTCCGCTGTCATCGCCATTATTGGATTCTTGTTTACCACCCTATTTTGGCTTGCTCTGTTTACGCTCGTGATCCTTGGCGGGCTGTGGTATTATAGGGGTCGACCCGATATTGGAGAGTTTATATCCGATGTGAGGACACATGTTCGACCAATAACCGACAATTTACAAGAACAATGGACATCGTGGCGGGCCAGATGGCCAAGAGAGCAAGAGCGAATTCTGCCCGTGAGCGAATCGCAGGTACAAGCTGTAGAAGGAGACAAGATGGGATAA